In a genomic window of Seriola aureovittata isolate HTS-2021-v1 ecotype China chromosome 11, ASM2101889v1, whole genome shotgun sequence:
- the LOC130177506 gene encoding alsin-like isoform X1, whose protein sequence is MENTEESPAYEQDPTPPERGLLHIWQSAGPSEQLSPERVLLSRPVLHATVGEHHGLLLTQGGQVYSFGELLWRDLSIPASAPLLEVSLLGKTVVRVAAGGFHCGALTEQGHIYMWGENTAGQCGLTDRSTVTNITVSEPCLVSVVDSEVVPQAVVRIVDLACGREHSLALSSQNELWAWGSGCQLGLVTNNFPVWRPQKVEHLAGRHVIQVACGAYHSLALVRSLPPQNYNTQNCPEKRERGQSPHYSVTEREELVTVDDAHYCPLGVELSEALTGETSPRRRGPRRRLQPGGRSAGSRPGSGAGSCPFFEDRKYTTKQKNFPVSASIEPDGLNTDHMTPTDGSPKSYSLSGWRANKNSTFPDETELQSLLQKLSGHTLETQHTTGPGDSDSLSSHTSDDSCVSSTPSTDLYTSSYKDESSVKSQTTNNSGVSGPYSSSPVCLEEVRLHLEAEKKELQGQKSSSLTNINQKAKAAANRRRSLPGTPTHGSPRRRRHCACRPSSAGRTQAAAPEEAGDGLPSLETEVWSWGRGSEGQLGHGDQLARLQPLCIKSLTGEEVIKVAAGSHHSLALSAQCQVYSWGSNMCGQLGHVNSPVTVPQQAKLSDGLRVWDVSAGQSHSLLLADGDCVQPILLYCGQRQDPLSAQSERSQQNQRSCQRSPNRAESYTVRPTLLPLCMEMGYISSVYSGGQSCAVLADQNIMGFISAIHELASRERHFYCWLSSVRKLLLTPLRNREGVCPSLGEPCTHLFFSLCESFVRLSVLIGQHSTSLSYFLHDVQGRDVTSFPLLTHTEHFLDIYKEYCSALGNFQVMGGFQSLHKLSLEYLGSQQAMLTQLCVSEQSVSGDVDLVSLLYWPQQQLHQYSRVLLKLAACYDVFTIEYQSLHQACSQYESLSLSLLRRKKEAETTFLFWKTHSGKNTEVLRLPQRRVVCESSNRSLTLQNAGRFSNHWFILFNDALVHTQGAIPSQNFFSTHHIYPLTCLWVKPVTEDSSRLYAIKITCPEESFTVVASTPQEKNKWLRSLNQAVDQVLGGGGQGSLPGVAAMSRTASYMFTGEGRFKDAHYNGGWLAGRIHGRGTMKWPDGRTYTGNFKNGQEDGYGECIIPNKALNKPDTYQGHWRDGKIHGFGKYKYASGEVYEGCFCDGQRHGYGMLSSGKQVRTSSVFIGQWVQDRKTGYGVYDDITRGEKYMGLWLDDQRHGSAVVVTQSSVYYEGTFKENKMNGPGLLLSDDDTALNGEFSDDWTVNGKGVLSLANGDCIDGLFSGEWSAGLKVVGTYTKPIDEPENKERNSLFRLGQYVVPAGQRWVCVFNECWSRLGCDAAGRGERTAAWENIAVTITTARRHSPDLSRSQSKVLECLEFIPQHGEPVTTANYDNIRRYLIKACETPLHPLGWLVETLVTVYRMTYVGVGSNRRLLRLAVQEVQAYLIHYYSIVRFLFPGLPDDGGIIPDPPTSPSTSRHNSNTAEQGVVVVSCSSLLLPLLLPRLYPPLFTLYCLQEEQEEAQYWERILRLNKQPDQSLLSFLGVQEKFWPLWMSILGEKKQIVSSSKDACFVSAVETLQQISTTFTPSDKLLVIQKTFEELTQEVRPMLDGNFLWCMDDLLPLFIYVVLRARIRNLGAEVNLIEDLMDPNVQHGEMGLMFTTLKACYIQIQHESTA, encoded by the exons ATGgagaacacagaggagag CCCTGCATATGAGCAGGACCCCACGCCTCCAGAACGAGGACTTCTCCACATCTGGCAGTCAGCGGGCCCCAGTGAGCAGCTCTCTCCAGAGAGAGTGCTGCTTTCCAGGCCTGTTCTGCACGCCACCGTGGGAGAACACCATGGACTCCTGCTGACACAgg GTGGTCAGGTGTATTCATTCGGGGAGCTGCTGTGGAGGGATCTGAGTATCCCAGCATCTGCTCCGCTGCTGGAGGTGTCTCTCCTGGGGAAGACAGTGGTCCGTGTGGCTGCCGGCGGCTTCCACTGTGGAGCGCTGACGGAGCAGGGCCACATCTACATGTGGGGGGAGAACACTGCAGGACAGTGTGGGCTGACTGACAGGAGCACAGTCACAAACATCACAG TTTCAGAGCCGTGCCTGGTCAGTGTCGTGGACAGTGAGGTTGTTCCTCAAGCAGTGGTTCGGATTGTGGATCTGGCCTGTGGACGGGAGcacagcctggctctgtcatCCCAGAATGAGCTGTGGGCCTGGGGCAGTGGCTGCCAGCTTGGCCTGGTCACAAACAATTTCCCTGTATGGAGACCGCAGAAG GTGGAGCACTTGGCTGGCAGACATGTAATTCAG GTGGCCTGTGGTGCCTACCATAGCCTGGCCCTTGTTCGCAGTTTACCTCCTCAGAACTACAATACCCAGAACTGCCCTGAGAAGAGGGAACGGGGCCAGTCACCTCACTACtcagtgacagagagggaggagctgGTAACAGTTGATGACGCTCACTACTGTCCACTGGGGGTGGAGCTGTCGGAAGCCTTAACAGGCGAG ACCTCTCCCAGGAGACGAGGCCCCAGACGAAGGCTCCAACCTGGGGGAAGGTCAGCTGGCAGCCGCCCTGGCTCTGGAGCTGGTTCATGCCCATTTTTTGAAGACCGCAAATATACCACTAAACA GAAGAATTTCCCAGTTAGTGCCAGTATCGAGCCTGACGGGCTCAACACTGACCATATGACTCCGACAGATGGCAGCCCAAAGTCCTACTCACTGTCAGGCTGGAGGGCCAATAAGAACTCCACTTTCCCTGATGAGACGGAGCTCCAGAGCCTCCTCCAGAAACTCTCTGGCCACACATTAGAGACACAACACACCACTGGGCCTGGGGATAGTGATTCACTGAGCAGTCACACTTCAG ACGACAGCTGTGTTTCCTCAACTCCTTCCACGGATCTGTACACCTCCAGTTACAAAGATGAATCGTCAGTTAAGAGTCAAACCACCAA TAACAGTGGAGTGTCTGGGCCGTACTCCTCCTCCCCTGTGTGTTTGGAAGAAGTTCGGCTTCATctggaggcagagaagaagGAACTTCAGGGGCAGAAGAGCTCCAGTCTTACAAATATAAACCAGAAGGCAAAAGCAGCCGCAAACAGGAGACGCTCACTGCCTGGAACACCCACCCATG gatcTCCACGGCGACGGCGGCATTGTGCCTGCAGGCCATCCTCTGCTGGTCGGACCCAGGCAGCAGCACCAGAGGAGGCAGGAGACGGGTTGCCGTCTCTGGAGACAGAAGTGTGGAGCTGGGGCCGTGGGTCTGAGGGGCAGCTAGGCCATGGAGATCAGCTTGCtag actCCAGCCTCTGTGTATTAAGTCTCTGACAGGCGAGGAAGTGATCAAAGTTGCTGCAGGGTCACACCATTCATTAGCACTGAGTGCTCAGTGCCAG GTGTACTCATGGGGCAGCAACATGTGTGGACAGCTTGGTCATGTCAACAGTCCTGTCACTGTTCCTCAACAGGCGAAG CTGTCTGACGGTCTCCGGGTTTGGGACGTGTCAGCAGGTCAGAGCCACTCCCTTCTCCTAGCTGACGGAGACTGTGTCCAGCCAATACTTTTGTACTGCGGCCAGCGTCAAGATCCATTGTCAGCGCAGAGTGAGAGGTCACAGCAGAATCAAAGGTCATGCCAGAGGTCACCCAACAGGGCGGAGAGTTATACAGTCAGACCCACCCTGCTGCCTTTGTGCATGGAG aTGGGTTATATTAGCAGTGTGTACAGTGGCGGTCAGAGCTGTGCGGTGTTGGCAGACCAGAACATCATGGGCTTCATCTCAGCTATCCACGAGCTGGCCTCCAGAGAGAGACACTTCTACTGCTGGTTGAGCAGCGTCAGGAAGCTCCTCCTTACCCCGCTACGTAACAGAG AGGGTGTGTGCCCGTCATTAGGTGAGCCTTGcactcatctcttcttctctctctgtgagagTTTTGTTCGTCTGAGCGTTCTGATTGGTCAACACTCCACGTCACTCAGCTACTTCCTGCATGATGTGCAGGGCCGGGATGTCACCTCCTTTCCACTACTGACACACACCGAGCACTTCCTGGACATTTATAAAGA GTACTGTTCTGCATTAGGTAACTTCCAGGTGATGGGTGGATTCCAGTCACTCCATAAACTCTCACT TGAGTATTTAGGATCTCAGCAGGCCATGCTcactcagctgtgtgtttcagaaCAGTCTGTCAGTGGTGACGTTGATCTGGTTTCATTGTTATACTggcctcagcagcagctccaccaatACAGCCGAGTCCTGCTCAAGCTGGCAGCCTGCTATGATGTG TTCACGATCGAGTATCAGTCTCTCCATCAGGCCTGTAGTCAGTATGAGTCCCTGTCTTTGTCCCTgttgaggaggaagaaggaggctGAAACCACATTTCTCTTCTGGAAGACCCACTCTGGAAAAAAtact GAGGTTCTGCGTCTTCCACAGCGTCGTGTAGTGTGTGAAAGCAGCAACAGATCTCTGACCCTGCAGAACGCCGGGCGGTTCTCCAACCACTGGTTCATACTGTTCAACGATGCACTGGtgcacacacag GGTGCCATTCCCTCTCAGAACTTT TTCTCCACGCATCACATCTATCCTCTGACCTGCCTATGGGTGAAACCAGTCACTGAAGACAGCAGCAGACT CTATGCCATCAAAATTACATGTCCAGAGGAGAGTTTCACCGTGGTGGCCTCAACACCACAAGAGAAG aACAAGTGGCTGCGATCTCTTAACCAAGCAGTGGATCAGGTGCTGGGTGGTGGAGGTCAGGGGTCATTGCCAGGGGTGGCGGCAATGTCTCGCACCGCTTCTTACATGTTCACTGGAGAAGGACGGTTTAAAGACGCCCATTACAACGGGGGCTGGCTGGCAGGACGAATTCATGGCAG AGGAACCATGAAGTGGCCAGATGGACGGACGTACACCGGGAACTTTAAGAATGGACAGGAGGATGG CTATGGGGAATGTATAATACCTAACAAAGCGCTGAATAAACCAGACACCTACCAAGGACACTGGAGAGATGGCAAGATCCATGGTTTTGGCAAGTACAA GTATGCCAGTGGCGAGGTGTACGAGGGCTGTTTCTGTGATGGGCAGCGGCACGGTTACGGCATGCTGAGCTCCGGTAAACAGGTCAGAACCTCCAGCGTTTTCATTGGCCAGTGGGTGCAGGACAGGAAGACAGGATACGGCGTCTACGATGACATCACCAG AGGTGAGAAGTATATGGGATTGTGGCTGGATGACCAGAGGCATGGTAGCGCTGTGGTTGTCACGCAGTCCAGTGTGTACTATGAAGGGACCTTCAAAGAGAACAAGATGAAT GGTCCAGGGCTGCTTTTGTCAGATGACGACACAGCTCTCAATGGGGAGTTTTCTGATGACTGGACCGTCAACGGGAAG GGTGTTTTGTCCCTGGCTAACGGTGATTGTATAGACGGCCTGTTCAGTGGAGAGTGGAGCGCAGGGCTGAAGGTGGTGGGAACATACACCAAACCAATCGATGaacctgaaaacaaagagagaaacagccTGTT CAGGTTGGGTCAGTATGTGGTGCCTGCAGGTCAGAGGTgggtctgtgtgtttaatgaatGCTGGAGTCGACTGGGCTGTGATGCAgctgggagaggagagaggactgCAGCCTGGGAGAACATTGCTGTTACCATAACAACTGCACGGCGCCACAG CCCAGACCTCAGTAGGTCTCAGAGCAAAGTATTGGAGTGTTTGGAGTTTATTCCCCAGCACGGAGAACCTGTCACCACTGCAAACTATGACAACATACGACGATATCTCATCAAG GCATGTGAgacccccctccaccctctgGGCTGGCTAGTGGAGACGTTGGTTACAGTTTACAGGATGACTTACGTCGGCGTGGGATCCAACCGCAGGCTGCTCAGGCTGGCTGTCCAAGAGGTCCAGGCTTACCTCATTCATTACTACAGCATTGTCAG GTTTCTGTTTCCAGGGTTACCAGATGATGGTGGCATCATCCCAGACCCTCCAACCTCCCCATCCACAAGCAGGCACAACTCTAACACAGCAGAGCAAGG TGTTGTGGTGGtgagctgctcctctctgctcctccctctgctgctccctcGACTCTACCCTCCTCTCTTTACCCTGTACTgcctgcaggaggagcaggaggaggccCAGTACTGGGAGCGCATCCTCCGACTCAACAAACAGCCCGACCAGTCACTGCTCAGCTTCTTGGGAGTGCAGGA GAAATTCTGGCCGTTGTGGATGTCAATTCTTGGAGAGAAAAAGCAG ATTGTGTCCAGCAGTAAAGATGCCTGCTTCGTTTCTGCTGTAGAGACACTCCAACAAATCAG CACCACCTTTACTCCATCAGACAAACTCCTGGTCATCCAGAAAACATTTGAGGAGTTGACCCAGGAAGTAAGACCTATGCTTGATGGTAATTTCCTGTGGTGCATGGATGACCTGCTCCCCCTCTTCATCTACGTTGTTCTCAGAGCTAG GATCAGGAACCTGGGAGCTGAGGTCAATCTGATAGAAGATCTGATGGACCCCAACGTCCAGCATGGAGAGATGGGACTAATGTTCACAACACTGAAG gCCTGTTATATCCAGATCCAGCATGAATCGACTGCGTAA
- the LOC130177506 gene encoding alsin-like isoform X2: MENTEESPAYEQDPTPPERGLLHIWQSAGPSEQLSPERVLLSRPVLHATVGEHHGLLLTQGGQVYSFGELLWRDLSIPASAPLLEVSLLGKTVVRVAAGGFHCGALTEQGHIYMWGENTAGQCGLTDRSTVTNITVSEPCLVSVVDSEVVPQAVVRIVDLACGREHSLALSSQNELWAWGSGCQLGLVTNNFPVWRPQKVEHLAGRHVIQVACGAYHSLALVRSLPPQNYNTQNCPEKRERGQSPHYSVTEREELVTVDDAHYCPLGVELSEALTGETSPRRRGPRRRLQPGGRSAGSRPGSGAGSCPFFEDRKYTTKQKNFPVSASIEPDGLNTDHMTPTDGSPKSYSLSGWRANKNSTFPDETELQSLLQKLSGHTLETQHTTGPGDSDSLSSHTSDDSCVSSTPSTDLYTSSYKDESSVKSQTTNNSGVSGPYSSSPVCLEEVRLHLEAEKKELQGQKSSSLTNINQKAKAAANRRRSLPGTPTHGSPRRRRHCACRPSSAGRTQAAAPEEAGDGLPSLETEVWSWGRGSEGQLGHGDQLARLQPLCIKSLTGEEVIKVAAGSHHSLALSAQCQVYSWGSNMCGQLGHVNSPVTVPQQAKLSDGLRVWDVSAGQSHSLLLADGDCVQPILLYCGQRQDPLSAQSERSQQNQRSCQRSPNRAESYTVRPTLLPLCMEMGYISSVYSGGQSCAVLADQNIMGFISAIHELASRERHFYCWLSSVRKLLLTPLRNREGVCPSLGEPCTHLFFSLCESFVRLSVLIGQHSTSLSYFLHDVQGRDVTSFPLLTHTEHFLDIYKEYCSALGNFQVMGGFQSLHKLSLEYLGSQQAMLTQLCVSEQSVSGDVDLVSLLYWPQQQLHQYSRVLLKLAACYDVFTIEYQSLHQACSQYESLSLSLLRRKKEAETTFLFWKTHSGKNTEVLRLPQRRVVCESSNRSLTLQNAGRFSNHWFILFNDALVHTQGAIPSQNFFSTHHIYPLTCLWVKPVTEDSSRLYAIKITCPEESFTVVASTPQEKNKWLRSLNQAVDQVLGGGGQGSLPGVAAMSRTASYMFTGEGRFKDAHYNGGWLAGRIHGRGTMKWPDGRTYTGNFKNGQEDGYGECIIPNKALNKPDTYQGHWRDGKIHGFGKYKYASGEVYEGCFCDGQRHGYGMLSSGKQVRTSSVFIGQWVQDRKTGYGVYDDITRGEKYMGLWLDDQRHGSAVVVTQSSVYYEGTFKENKMNGPGLLLSDDDTALNGEFSDDWTVNGKGVLSLANGDCIDGLFSGEWSAGLKVVGTYTKPIDEPENKERNSLLLGQYVVPAGQRWVCVFNECWSRLGCDAAGRGERTAAWENIAVTITTARRHSPDLSRSQSKVLECLEFIPQHGEPVTTANYDNIRRYLIKACETPLHPLGWLVETLVTVYRMTYVGVGSNRRLLRLAVQEVQAYLIHYYSIVRFLFPGLPDDGGIIPDPPTSPSTSRHNSNTAEQGVVVVSCSSLLLPLLLPRLYPPLFTLYCLQEEQEEAQYWERILRLNKQPDQSLLSFLGVQEKFWPLWMSILGEKKQIVSSSKDACFVSAVETLQQISTTFTPSDKLLVIQKTFEELTQEVRPMLDGNFLWCMDDLLPLFIYVVLRARIRNLGAEVNLIEDLMDPNVQHGEMGLMFTTLKACYIQIQHESTA, from the exons ATGgagaacacagaggagag CCCTGCATATGAGCAGGACCCCACGCCTCCAGAACGAGGACTTCTCCACATCTGGCAGTCAGCGGGCCCCAGTGAGCAGCTCTCTCCAGAGAGAGTGCTGCTTTCCAGGCCTGTTCTGCACGCCACCGTGGGAGAACACCATGGACTCCTGCTGACACAgg GTGGTCAGGTGTATTCATTCGGGGAGCTGCTGTGGAGGGATCTGAGTATCCCAGCATCTGCTCCGCTGCTGGAGGTGTCTCTCCTGGGGAAGACAGTGGTCCGTGTGGCTGCCGGCGGCTTCCACTGTGGAGCGCTGACGGAGCAGGGCCACATCTACATGTGGGGGGAGAACACTGCAGGACAGTGTGGGCTGACTGACAGGAGCACAGTCACAAACATCACAG TTTCAGAGCCGTGCCTGGTCAGTGTCGTGGACAGTGAGGTTGTTCCTCAAGCAGTGGTTCGGATTGTGGATCTGGCCTGTGGACGGGAGcacagcctggctctgtcatCCCAGAATGAGCTGTGGGCCTGGGGCAGTGGCTGCCAGCTTGGCCTGGTCACAAACAATTTCCCTGTATGGAGACCGCAGAAG GTGGAGCACTTGGCTGGCAGACATGTAATTCAG GTGGCCTGTGGTGCCTACCATAGCCTGGCCCTTGTTCGCAGTTTACCTCCTCAGAACTACAATACCCAGAACTGCCCTGAGAAGAGGGAACGGGGCCAGTCACCTCACTACtcagtgacagagagggaggagctgGTAACAGTTGATGACGCTCACTACTGTCCACTGGGGGTGGAGCTGTCGGAAGCCTTAACAGGCGAG ACCTCTCCCAGGAGACGAGGCCCCAGACGAAGGCTCCAACCTGGGGGAAGGTCAGCTGGCAGCCGCCCTGGCTCTGGAGCTGGTTCATGCCCATTTTTTGAAGACCGCAAATATACCACTAAACA GAAGAATTTCCCAGTTAGTGCCAGTATCGAGCCTGACGGGCTCAACACTGACCATATGACTCCGACAGATGGCAGCCCAAAGTCCTACTCACTGTCAGGCTGGAGGGCCAATAAGAACTCCACTTTCCCTGATGAGACGGAGCTCCAGAGCCTCCTCCAGAAACTCTCTGGCCACACATTAGAGACACAACACACCACTGGGCCTGGGGATAGTGATTCACTGAGCAGTCACACTTCAG ACGACAGCTGTGTTTCCTCAACTCCTTCCACGGATCTGTACACCTCCAGTTACAAAGATGAATCGTCAGTTAAGAGTCAAACCACCAA TAACAGTGGAGTGTCTGGGCCGTACTCCTCCTCCCCTGTGTGTTTGGAAGAAGTTCGGCTTCATctggaggcagagaagaagGAACTTCAGGGGCAGAAGAGCTCCAGTCTTACAAATATAAACCAGAAGGCAAAAGCAGCCGCAAACAGGAGACGCTCACTGCCTGGAACACCCACCCATG gatcTCCACGGCGACGGCGGCATTGTGCCTGCAGGCCATCCTCTGCTGGTCGGACCCAGGCAGCAGCACCAGAGGAGGCAGGAGACGGGTTGCCGTCTCTGGAGACAGAAGTGTGGAGCTGGGGCCGTGGGTCTGAGGGGCAGCTAGGCCATGGAGATCAGCTTGCtag actCCAGCCTCTGTGTATTAAGTCTCTGACAGGCGAGGAAGTGATCAAAGTTGCTGCAGGGTCACACCATTCATTAGCACTGAGTGCTCAGTGCCAG GTGTACTCATGGGGCAGCAACATGTGTGGACAGCTTGGTCATGTCAACAGTCCTGTCACTGTTCCTCAACAGGCGAAG CTGTCTGACGGTCTCCGGGTTTGGGACGTGTCAGCAGGTCAGAGCCACTCCCTTCTCCTAGCTGACGGAGACTGTGTCCAGCCAATACTTTTGTACTGCGGCCAGCGTCAAGATCCATTGTCAGCGCAGAGTGAGAGGTCACAGCAGAATCAAAGGTCATGCCAGAGGTCACCCAACAGGGCGGAGAGTTATACAGTCAGACCCACCCTGCTGCCTTTGTGCATGGAG aTGGGTTATATTAGCAGTGTGTACAGTGGCGGTCAGAGCTGTGCGGTGTTGGCAGACCAGAACATCATGGGCTTCATCTCAGCTATCCACGAGCTGGCCTCCAGAGAGAGACACTTCTACTGCTGGTTGAGCAGCGTCAGGAAGCTCCTCCTTACCCCGCTACGTAACAGAG AGGGTGTGTGCCCGTCATTAGGTGAGCCTTGcactcatctcttcttctctctctgtgagagTTTTGTTCGTCTGAGCGTTCTGATTGGTCAACACTCCACGTCACTCAGCTACTTCCTGCATGATGTGCAGGGCCGGGATGTCACCTCCTTTCCACTACTGACACACACCGAGCACTTCCTGGACATTTATAAAGA GTACTGTTCTGCATTAGGTAACTTCCAGGTGATGGGTGGATTCCAGTCACTCCATAAACTCTCACT TGAGTATTTAGGATCTCAGCAGGCCATGCTcactcagctgtgtgtttcagaaCAGTCTGTCAGTGGTGACGTTGATCTGGTTTCATTGTTATACTggcctcagcagcagctccaccaatACAGCCGAGTCCTGCTCAAGCTGGCAGCCTGCTATGATGTG TTCACGATCGAGTATCAGTCTCTCCATCAGGCCTGTAGTCAGTATGAGTCCCTGTCTTTGTCCCTgttgaggaggaagaaggaggctGAAACCACATTTCTCTTCTGGAAGACCCACTCTGGAAAAAAtact GAGGTTCTGCGTCTTCCACAGCGTCGTGTAGTGTGTGAAAGCAGCAACAGATCTCTGACCCTGCAGAACGCCGGGCGGTTCTCCAACCACTGGTTCATACTGTTCAACGATGCACTGGtgcacacacag GGTGCCATTCCCTCTCAGAACTTT TTCTCCACGCATCACATCTATCCTCTGACCTGCCTATGGGTGAAACCAGTCACTGAAGACAGCAGCAGACT CTATGCCATCAAAATTACATGTCCAGAGGAGAGTTTCACCGTGGTGGCCTCAACACCACAAGAGAAG aACAAGTGGCTGCGATCTCTTAACCAAGCAGTGGATCAGGTGCTGGGTGGTGGAGGTCAGGGGTCATTGCCAGGGGTGGCGGCAATGTCTCGCACCGCTTCTTACATGTTCACTGGAGAAGGACGGTTTAAAGACGCCCATTACAACGGGGGCTGGCTGGCAGGACGAATTCATGGCAG AGGAACCATGAAGTGGCCAGATGGACGGACGTACACCGGGAACTTTAAGAATGGACAGGAGGATGG CTATGGGGAATGTATAATACCTAACAAAGCGCTGAATAAACCAGACACCTACCAAGGACACTGGAGAGATGGCAAGATCCATGGTTTTGGCAAGTACAA GTATGCCAGTGGCGAGGTGTACGAGGGCTGTTTCTGTGATGGGCAGCGGCACGGTTACGGCATGCTGAGCTCCGGTAAACAGGTCAGAACCTCCAGCGTTTTCATTGGCCAGTGGGTGCAGGACAGGAAGACAGGATACGGCGTCTACGATGACATCACCAG AGGTGAGAAGTATATGGGATTGTGGCTGGATGACCAGAGGCATGGTAGCGCTGTGGTTGTCACGCAGTCCAGTGTGTACTATGAAGGGACCTTCAAAGAGAACAAGATGAAT GGTCCAGGGCTGCTTTTGTCAGATGACGACACAGCTCTCAATGGGGAGTTTTCTGATGACTGGACCGTCAACGGGAAG GGTGTTTTGTCCCTGGCTAACGGTGATTGTATAGACGGCCTGTTCAGTGGAGAGTGGAGCGCAGGGCTGAAGGTGGTGGGAACATACACCAAACCAATCGATGaacctgaaaacaaagagagaaacagccTGTT GTTGGGTCAGTATGTGGTGCCTGCAGGTCAGAGGTgggtctgtgtgtttaatgaatGCTGGAGTCGACTGGGCTGTGATGCAgctgggagaggagagaggactgCAGCCTGGGAGAACATTGCTGTTACCATAACAACTGCACGGCGCCACAG CCCAGACCTCAGTAGGTCTCAGAGCAAAGTATTGGAGTGTTTGGAGTTTATTCCCCAGCACGGAGAACCTGTCACCACTGCAAACTATGACAACATACGACGATATCTCATCAAG GCATGTGAgacccccctccaccctctgGGCTGGCTAGTGGAGACGTTGGTTACAGTTTACAGGATGACTTACGTCGGCGTGGGATCCAACCGCAGGCTGCTCAGGCTGGCTGTCCAAGAGGTCCAGGCTTACCTCATTCATTACTACAGCATTGTCAG GTTTCTGTTTCCAGGGTTACCAGATGATGGTGGCATCATCCCAGACCCTCCAACCTCCCCATCCACAAGCAGGCACAACTCTAACACAGCAGAGCAAGG TGTTGTGGTGGtgagctgctcctctctgctcctccctctgctgctccctcGACTCTACCCTCCTCTCTTTACCCTGTACTgcctgcaggaggagcaggaggaggccCAGTACTGGGAGCGCATCCTCCGACTCAACAAACAGCCCGACCAGTCACTGCTCAGCTTCTTGGGAGTGCAGGA GAAATTCTGGCCGTTGTGGATGTCAATTCTTGGAGAGAAAAAGCAG ATTGTGTCCAGCAGTAAAGATGCCTGCTTCGTTTCTGCTGTAGAGACACTCCAACAAATCAG CACCACCTTTACTCCATCAGACAAACTCCTGGTCATCCAGAAAACATTTGAGGAGTTGACCCAGGAAGTAAGACCTATGCTTGATGGTAATTTCCTGTGGTGCATGGATGACCTGCTCCCCCTCTTCATCTACGTTGTTCTCAGAGCTAG GATCAGGAACCTGGGAGCTGAGGTCAATCTGATAGAAGATCTGATGGACCCCAACGTCCAGCATGGAGAGATGGGACTAATGTTCACAACACTGAAG gCCTGTTATATCCAGATCCAGCATGAATCGACTGCGTAA